One genomic window of Phalacrocorax aristotelis chromosome 21, bGulAri2.1, whole genome shotgun sequence includes the following:
- the HMGA1 gene encoding high mobility group protein HMG-I/HMG-Y isoform X6: MSESGSKSSQPLASKGEKDVSEKRGRGRPRKKPQQEPSEAPTPKRPRGRPKGSKNKAAPKGRKAAVTPGRKPRGRPKKSQQDEEEVTISQESSEEEQ; encoded by the exons ATGAGTGAATCTGGCTCCAAATCCAGCCAGCCCCTGGCTTCCAAGGGGGAGAAGGACGTGTCAGAGAagaggggccgggggcggcccAGGAAGAAGCCACAG CAGGAGCCCAGCGAGGCCCCGACCCCCAAGAGACCCCGTGGACGGCCGAAGGGCAGTAAAAACAAGGCTGCCCCGAAAGGCAGG aaagctGCAGTCACACCAGGGAGAAAACCTCGAGGCCGACCCAAAAAATCA CAGCAGGACGAGGAGGAGGTGACCATTTCCCAGGAGTCATCCGAGGAGGAGCAGTGA
- the HMGA1 gene encoding high mobility group protein HMG-I/HMG-Y isoform X5, protein MRPCKLLLTTAGRTMSESGSKSSQPLASKGEKDVSEKRGRGRPRKKPQQEPSEAPTPKRPRGRPKGSKNKAAPKGRKAAVTPGRKPRGRPKKSQQDEEEVTISQESSEEEQ, encoded by the exons ATGAGACCGTGCAAG ctcctcctcacCACCGCTGGAAGGACGATGAGTGAATCTGGCTCCAAATCCAGCCAGCCCCTGGCTTCCAAGGGGGAGAAGGACGTGTCAGAGAagaggggccgggggcggcccAGGAAGAAGCCACAG CAGGAGCCCAGCGAGGCCCCGACCCCCAAGAGACCCCGTGGACGGCCGAAGGGCAGTAAAAACAAGGCTGCCCCGAAAGGCAGG aaagctGCAGTCACACCAGGGAGAAAACCTCGAGGCCGACCCAAAAAATCA CAGCAGGACGAGGAGGAGGTGACCATTTCCCAGGAGTCATCCGAGGAGGAGCAGTGA
- the HMGA1 gene encoding high mobility group protein HMG-I/HMG-Y isoform X3: MGAAGAVLQILALQQREEGSHLPELLLTTAGRTMSESGSKSSQPLASKGEKDVSEKRGRGRPRKKPQQEPSEAPTPKRPRGRPKGSKNKAAPKGRKAAVTPGRKPRGRPKKSQDEEEVTISQESSEEEQ; this comes from the exons ATGGGTGCAGCAGGGGCGGTTTTGCAGATACTGGCTTTGCAGCAGCGGGAGGAAGGGTCTCACCTGCCCGAG ctcctcctcacCACCGCTGGAAGGACGATGAGTGAATCTGGCTCCAAATCCAGCCAGCCCCTGGCTTCCAAGGGGGAGAAGGACGTGTCAGAGAagaggggccgggggcggcccAGGAAGAAGCCACAG CAGGAGCCCAGCGAGGCCCCGACCCCCAAGAGACCCCGTGGACGGCCGAAGGGCAGTAAAAACAAGGCTGCCCCGAAAGGCAGG aaagctGCAGTCACACCAGGGAGAAAACCTCGAGGCCGACCCAAAAAATCA CAGGACGAGGAGGAGGTGACCATTTCCCAGGAGTCATCCGAGGAGGAGCAGTGA
- the HMGA1 gene encoding high mobility group protein HMG-I/HMG-Y isoform X2 translates to MGAAGAVLQILALQQREEGSHLPELLLTTAGRTMSESGSKSSQPLASKGEKDVSEKRGRGRPRKKPQEPSEAPTPKRPRGRPKGSKNKAAPKGRKAAVTPGRKPRGRPKKSQQDEEEVTISQESSEEEQ, encoded by the exons ATGGGTGCAGCAGGGGCGGTTTTGCAGATACTGGCTTTGCAGCAGCGGGAGGAAGGGTCTCACCTGCCCGAG ctcctcctcacCACCGCTGGAAGGACGATGAGTGAATCTGGCTCCAAATCCAGCCAGCCCCTGGCTTCCAAGGGGGAGAAGGACGTGTCAGAGAagaggggccgggggcggcccAGGAAGAAGCCACAG GAGCCCAGCGAGGCCCCGACCCCCAAGAGACCCCGTGGACGGCCGAAGGGCAGTAAAAACAAGGCTGCCCCGAAAGGCAGG aaagctGCAGTCACACCAGGGAGAAAACCTCGAGGCCGACCCAAAAAATCA CAGCAGGACGAGGAGGAGGTGACCATTTCCCAGGAGTCATCCGAGGAGGAGCAGTGA
- the HMGA1 gene encoding high mobility group protein HMG-I/HMG-Y isoform X4, protein MGAAGAVLQILALQQREEGSHLPELLLTTAGRTMSESGSKSSQPLASKGEKDVSEKRGRGRPRKKPQEPSEAPTPKRPRGRPKGSKNKAAPKGRKAAVTPGRKPRGRPKKSQDEEEVTISQESSEEEQ, encoded by the exons ATGGGTGCAGCAGGGGCGGTTTTGCAGATACTGGCTTTGCAGCAGCGGGAGGAAGGGTCTCACCTGCCCGAG ctcctcctcacCACCGCTGGAAGGACGATGAGTGAATCTGGCTCCAAATCCAGCCAGCCCCTGGCTTCCAAGGGGGAGAAGGACGTGTCAGAGAagaggggccgggggcggcccAGGAAGAAGCCACAG GAGCCCAGCGAGGCCCCGACCCCCAAGAGACCCCGTGGACGGCCGAAGGGCAGTAAAAACAAGGCTGCCCCGAAAGGCAGG aaagctGCAGTCACACCAGGGAGAAAACCTCGAGGCCGACCCAAAAAATCA CAGGACGAGGAGGAGGTGACCATTTCCCAGGAGTCATCCGAGGAGGAGCAGTGA
- the HMGA1 gene encoding high mobility group protein HMG-I/HMG-Y isoform X1, which translates to MGAAGAVLQILALQQREEGSHLPELLLTTAGRTMSESGSKSSQPLASKGEKDVSEKRGRGRPRKKPQQEPSEAPTPKRPRGRPKGSKNKAAPKGRKAAVTPGRKPRGRPKKSQQDEEEVTISQESSEEEQ; encoded by the exons ATGGGTGCAGCAGGGGCGGTTTTGCAGATACTGGCTTTGCAGCAGCGGGAGGAAGGGTCTCACCTGCCCGAG ctcctcctcacCACCGCTGGAAGGACGATGAGTGAATCTGGCTCCAAATCCAGCCAGCCCCTGGCTTCCAAGGGGGAGAAGGACGTGTCAGAGAagaggggccgggggcggcccAGGAAGAAGCCACAG CAGGAGCCCAGCGAGGCCCCGACCCCCAAGAGACCCCGTGGACGGCCGAAGGGCAGTAAAAACAAGGCTGCCCCGAAAGGCAGG aaagctGCAGTCACACCAGGGAGAAAACCTCGAGGCCGACCCAAAAAATCA CAGCAGGACGAGGAGGAGGTGACCATTTCCCAGGAGTCATCCGAGGAGGAGCAGTGA
- the HMGA1 gene encoding high mobility group protein HMG-I/HMG-Y isoform X7: MSESGSKSSQPLASKGEKDVSEKRGRGRPRKKPQEPSEAPTPKRPRGRPKGSKNKAAPKGRKAAVTPGRKPRGRPKKSQQDEEEVTISQESSEEEQ; the protein is encoded by the exons ATGAGTGAATCTGGCTCCAAATCCAGCCAGCCCCTGGCTTCCAAGGGGGAGAAGGACGTGTCAGAGAagaggggccgggggcggcccAGGAAGAAGCCACAG GAGCCCAGCGAGGCCCCGACCCCCAAGAGACCCCGTGGACGGCCGAAGGGCAGTAAAAACAAGGCTGCCCCGAAAGGCAGG aaagctGCAGTCACACCAGGGAGAAAACCTCGAGGCCGACCCAAAAAATCA CAGCAGGACGAGGAGGAGGTGACCATTTCCCAGGAGTCATCCGAGGAGGAGCAGTGA